The Podospora pseudocomata strain CBS 415.72m chromosome 1 map unlocalized CBS415.72m_1, whole genome shotgun sequence genome has a segment encoding these proteins:
- a CDS encoding uncharacterized protein (EggNog:ENOG503PHTC; COG:S) — MDAQAATEPRTHSDYTVGWVCALPKEQTAATAMLDHKHDDLPKPPNDHNTYTLGSIGKHNIVIACLPKGEIGTNSAATVATSMANTFPSIKIGLMVGIGGGIPSKVRLGDVVISSPVGQYPGVVQWDLGKAKEGGKFEQTGSLNNPPSSLRTALTKLETEHEMSGSKIPQYLEDLKRKWPRLALKYASRDHLEDPFDVPDDPPRSQKAIQGLPSMESGAKQVEDTTTLRSGIGSTRSLVAMFSVSKWKRRD, encoded by the exons ATGGATGCCCAGGCAGCTACCGAGCCCAGAACTCATAGCGACTACACTGTGGGATGGGTCTGCGCTCTGCCCAAAGAACAAACCGCGGCGACAGCTATGCTAGATCACAAGCATGACGATcttccaaaaccaccaaatgATCACAATACGTATACCCTAGGATCAATCGGCAAGCATAATATCGTCATAGCCTGCCTACCTAAAGGCGAGATCGGAACAAATTCGGCCGCGACGGTCGCGACCTCGATGGCCAACACCTTTCCATCCATTAAGATTGGTCTAATGGTTGGCATCGGCGGCGGTATTCCATCCAAGGTTCGGCTTGGCGATGTTGTGATCAGCTCACCAGTGGGCCAGTATCCTGGGGTGGTTCAGTGGGACTTGGGCAAGGCGAAAGAAGGGGGCAAGTTCGAGCAGACTGGGTCGctaaacaaccccccttcctcgctcCGCACTGCCTTAACAAAACTGGAGACCGAACACGAAATGAGTGGATCTAAGATACCTCAGTATCTAGAGGATCTAAAACGCAAATGGCCAAGGCTGGCGCTGAAGTACGCCAGCCGTGATCACCTTGAGGACCCTTTCGACGTACCGGACGATCCACCGCGCAGCCAAAAAGCAATCCAGGGCCTTCCTTCCATGGAGTCTGGGGCCAAGCAAGTGGAGGACACCACG ACGCTACGTTCCGGGATAGGCTCGACGAGAAGTTTGGTGGCCATGTTCTCTGTGTCGAAATGGAAGCGGCGGGACTAA